A single window of Blastocatellia bacterium DNA harbors:
- a CDS encoding MaoC family dehydratase — protein sequence MNNIQINKTFSTNISFTQADINKFAEISGDKNPIHIDLEYAAKSRFGKTIAHGMLVYSVISEYLNKEFPKGKQLSQELAFLSPVYTEEELFLMQQITTIKTEEQIVEVKTSVTKTDGTLACQSLTLLKLSN from the coding sequence ATGAATAATATTCAAATCAACAAAACATTTAGTACAAATATAAGCTTTACTCAAGCTGATATTAATAAATTTGCTGAAATTAGCGGCGATAAAAACCCTATTCATATAGATTTAGAATATGCTGCTAAATCCAGATTTGGTAAAACTATTGCTCATGGAATGCTGGTTTATTCTGTGATTAGTGAATACTTAAATAAAGAATTTCCTAAAGGTAAACAATTATCACAGGAATTAGCTTTTCTTAGTCCTGTTTATACTGAAGAAGAATTATTCTTAATGCAGCAAATAACTACTATAAAAACCGAAGAACAAATAGTAGAAGTAAAAACTTCTGTTACTAAAACAGATGGAACTCTAGCTTGTCAAAGTCTAACTTTATTAAAATTATCTAATTAG
- a CDS encoding AMP-binding protein yields MKYENLYLLFQERVKEYGEKNFLYTREQDSWQAMSWNNFAYQVKCFSSALFSLGLTKGHSVCILMGTLPEWPISDLGTIFAGGVSVGLYPTSSAEQCKYIINHSDAEYIVVDSKQQLNKILAIKSEIPKIKKIIVLDEQLAGSEIISYKDFLKLGSENLSNVKANLSEIGKQTKASDIAIMVYTSGTTGLPKGACLSHQYIINSVESLLETVPVYDTDRSFSYLPYCHVAERITGFYNRLYAGSPAYFVQDLNKLWHYMLEVKPTIFGSLPRFFEKFIAKLFLMLKMLLLKNNIYLIK; encoded by the coding sequence ATGAAGTATGAAAATCTATATCTGCTTTTTCAAGAACGAGTTAAAGAATATGGTGAAAAGAATTTTTTATATACTCGTGAACAAGACTCTTGGCAAGCAATGTCATGGAATAATTTTGCTTACCAAGTAAAATGTTTTAGTTCAGCACTGTTTTCATTAGGTTTAACAAAAGGTCATTCGGTTTGCATTTTAATGGGGACTTTACCAGAATGGCCCATTAGCGATCTTGGGACTATTTTTGCTGGTGGTGTAAGTGTTGGACTTTATCCTACAAGCTCGGCTGAACAGTGTAAATATATTATTAACCATTCAGATGCAGAATATATTGTTGTTGACAGTAAGCAGCAACTAAACAAAATTCTTGCAATAAAATCTGAAATTCCAAAAATTAAAAAAATAATTGTTTTAGATGAACAGTTAGCAGGTTCTGAAATAATTTCTTATAAAGATTTCTTAAAATTAGGTAGTGAAAATTTAAGCAATGTAAAAGCCAATTTGTCAGAGATTGGAAAACAAACCAAAGCTTCTGATATCGCTATTATGGTTTATACTTCAGGAACAACAGGACTTCCAAAAGGTGCTTGTCTAAGCCATCAATATATTATCAATAGCGTAGAATCGCTTTTAGAAACTGTTCCTGTTTATGACACAGATAGATCTTTTTCCTATTTACCCTATTGTCATGTAGCAGAAAGAATTACAGGTTTTTATAACCGGTTATATGCAGGTTCACCAGCCTATTTTGTTCAAGACTTAAATAAGCTTTGGCATTATATGTTAGAAGTAAAACCAACAATATTTGGCAGTCTACCAAGATTTTTTGAAAAATTCATAGCAAAATTATTTCTGATGTTGAAAATGCTTCTACTCAAGAACAACATTTATTTAATAAAGTAG
- a CDS encoding AMP-binding protein: protein MHSKIISDVENASTQEQHLFNKVVKIGREIDDLKQQNLPVPTYLLEIYETLSSEIQSKIKSYFGGEIRILSSGGAPLPQEIAEFFSALGLPILQAYGLTENLCAAFNRADNHRFGTVGQAMPGCKIKIAADGEIMLQSEMMFSGYYKEPDKTAEMFQDGWLVTGDLGQLTSDGFLKIIGRKKELIITSTGKNVAPALLENLLKEHALVSQAMAYGDGKSYLTALITLNQLETENYAQRNKIDYLDFADLTKKQEIISLVQNLVNKVNSQVSSTEAIKKFVILEHDLSIEAGEITPTLKVKRNVVAQNYKEALEGLYS, encoded by the coding sequence ATTCATAGCAAAATTATTTCTGATGTTGAAAATGCTTCTACTCAAGAACAACATTTATTTAATAAAGTAGTCAAAATTGGCCGAGAAATAGACGACTTAAAACAGCAAAACTTACCTGTACCAACTTATTTATTAGAAATCTATGAAACTCTGTCATCAGAAATACAAAGTAAAATTAAATCTTATTTTGGTGGAGAAATCCGAATACTTTCTTCTGGTGGTGCGCCACTTCCACAAGAAATTGCTGAATTTTTTAGTGCTTTAGGGCTGCCAATTTTACAAGCCTATGGGTTAACAGAAAATCTTTGTGCTGCTTTTAATCGTGCTGATAATCATCGTTTTGGCACAGTTGGACAAGCTATGCCAGGTTGCAAAATAAAAATAGCCGCAGATGGTGAAATTATGTTGCAAAGCGAAATGATGTTTAGCGGTTATTATAAAGAGCCTGACAAAACTGCGGAAATGTTTCAAGATGGCTGGCTAGTAACTGGCGATTTAGGCCAGTTAACAAGCGATGGATTTCTAAAAATTATTGGTCGTAAAAAAGAGCTAATTATTACTTCAACAGGAAAAAATGTTGCTCCTGCATTGCTAGAAAATCTGTTAAAGGAACACGCCCTTGTTAGTCAAGCAATGGCTTATGGCGATGGCAAAAGCTATTTAACAGCACTAATTACACTTAATCAACTAGAAACAGAAAATTATGCACAAAGAAATAAAATTGATTATTTAGATTTTGCTGATTTAACTAAAAAACAAGAAATAATTTCTTTGGTGCAAAATCTAGTAAACAAAGTTAATAGCCAAGTTTCATCAACTGAAGCAATAAAAAAATTTGTAATTTTAGAACATGATTTAAGCATTGAAGCAGGTGAAATTACCCCAACTCTAAAAGTAAAAAGAAATGTTGTTGCACAAAATTATAAAGAAGCTTTAGAAGGCCTTTATAGCTAA
- a CDS encoding alpha/beta fold hydrolase, translated as MNLFKLTAMMMQLFQTPKVAQTPSEIIFSDYTFKVYHYLPKNKLVSDVPILIVNSLVNKYYILDLMPGKSYVEYLVNQGFNVYLIDWGVPESSDSSLSLEDYINFFLSKIVKQVLKHSQAKKLSIIGYCMGGTMALVYTAIKQEFVQSLILLATPVDFHNDSLLSLWGSPENFNVDKFINVYGNVPKEVLYTTFMMLKPLKNITKYVDLAENIENEEYIKIFAAFDYWIKDTIPIAGETFRQFIKYAYQQNLLVKNRFPLGNQIISLKNVKCPLLNVLAEHDEIVPLKSSEILMQLVGSKDKELLKVKGGHHGLSIGLSAIKIVWPKTVDWLLSHSK; from the coding sequence ATGAATTTATTTAAGTTAACGGCAATGATGATGCAGCTTTTTCAAACTCCTAAAGTAGCACAAACTCCATCAGAAATAATTTTTTCTGATTATACTTTTAAGGTTTATCATTATTTGCCTAAAAATAAACTTGTGTCTGATGTGCCAATTCTAATAGTCAATTCACTGGTAAATAAATATTACATTCTGGATTTGATGCCAGGCAAAAGCTATGTTGAATATTTAGTTAATCAAGGATTTAATGTTTATTTAATTGATTGGGGAGTGCCTGAAAGCAGCGATTCTAGCTTAAGTTTAGAGGATTACATCAACTTTTTTTTAAGCAAAATTGTTAAACAAGTCTTAAAACACTCACAAGCAAAAAAGCTTTCAATCATTGGTTATTGTATGGGCGGGACAATGGCTTTAGTCTATACAGCTATTAAACAAGAGTTTGTGCAAAGCCTGATTTTACTGGCTACTCCAGTTGATTTTCATAATGATTCGCTGCTTAGTTTATGGGGTAGCCCAGAAAATTTTAATGTTGATAAATTTATTAATGTTTATGGAAATGTTCCAAAAGAAGTGCTTTATACAACTTTTATGATGCTTAAACCGCTAAAAAACATTACTAAATATGTTGATTTAGCAGAAAATATTGAAAATGAAGAATATATAAAAATTTTTGCTGCCTTTGATTATTGGATAAAAGACACAATACCAATTGCTGGTGAAACTTTTCGACAATTTATTAAATATGCTTATCAACAAAATTTGCTTGTAAAAAATCGCTTTCCTTTGGGAAATCAAATTATAAGCTTAAAAAATGTTAAATGCCCTCTACTAAATGTCTTAGCTGAACATGATGAAATTGTCCCTCTTAAATCTTCGGAAATCTTAATGCAGTTAGTTGGCAGCAAAGATAAAGAATTATTAAAAGTTAAAGGCGGTCATCACGGCCTTTCCATTGGGCTAAGTGCAATAAAAATTGTTTGGCCTAAAACAGTTGATTGGTTGCTCTCTCATAGCAAATAA
- a CDS encoding lipase — protein MKRKILIIFLLFLITMSENLISYGQDKKATNNRVVLEDTFTKVLHGWVKVERYKIENENFLAEDYPLDNRGDQDGQRAEFFASKQPHSSRFLLYYAPEWDKKDNKSTPILLVHGANDNADRAWANPGEYGFGCGSPICAKTGLMQSLVAEGYRVFAINFPHKHGDNLLWAQQIGEAISRIKVLTNASQVNVIAWSKGAFASRLYASSIKAKWGKDYANDINKLILVGCPNSGIDYAFRHGTTLNNLVFPSCGGFKVNGPAVHTSILCQEKWQSFPELSIYTTKAGNFFPGQKQMLRKWDQKFSLPENETDWKTTYYGGKGSVSESLGIDSAIEQGSLVKQVLSQEIPKSINTYLLAGSSANIPLFHNEHTGPSDGLVFLDSAMDKTAIANLSGSAAIETNHLLLTWHSKSIAQISEWLKK, from the coding sequence ATGAAGCGTAAAATTTTAATTATCTTTTTATTATTTTTAATCACAATGTCAGAAAATTTAATTAGCTATGGTCAAGATAAAAAAGCAACTAATAACAGGGTTGTTTTAGAAGACACTTTTACTAAAGTTCTACATGGTTGGGTAAAAGTAGAGCGTTACAAAATAGAAAATGAAAATTTTTTAGCAGAAGACTATCCGCTAGATAATAGAGGTGATCAAGATGGACAGCGAGCAGAGTTTTTTGCTAGCAAACAGCCACATTCTAGCCGCTTTTTACTTTATTACGCGCCAGAATGGGATAAAAAAGACAATAAATCAACACCAATATTATTAGTACATGGTGCTAATGATAATGCTGATCGTGCTTGGGCAAATCCTGGCGAATATGGCTTTGGTTGTGGTTCTCCAATTTGTGCAAAAACTGGCTTAATGCAAAGTTTAGTTGCAGAAGGTTACAGAGTTTTTGCAATTAATTTTCCTCATAAACATGGCGATAACTTGCTTTGGGCGCAACAAATTGGAGAAGCAATTTCAAGAATTAAAGTTTTAACAAACGCTAGTCAAGTTAATGTAATTGCTTGGAGCAAAGGAGCATTTGCTAGCCGACTTTATGCTAGCAGCATAAAAGCTAAATGGGGAAAAGATTATGCTAATGATATAAACAAATTAATTTTAGTTGGGTGTCCAAACTCAGGGATAGATTATGCGTTTCGTCATGGCACAACGCTTAATAACTTAGTTTTTCCTAGCTGTGGTGGATTTAAGGTAAATGGCCCGGCTGTACATACATCAATACTTTGTCAGGAAAAATGGCAGTCATTTCCCGAACTATCAATTTATACAACTAAAGCAGGCAATTTTTTCCCCGGTCAAAAGCAAATGTTAAGAAAATGGGATCAAAAATTTTCATTGCCAGAAAATGAAACTGACTGGAAAACAACTTATTATGGTGGAAAAGGTTCTGTTTCTGAAAGCCTAGGAATTGATTCAGCAATTGAGCAAGGATCTTTAGTAAAACAAGTCTTATCTCAAGAAATCCCTAAATCTATCAACACTTATTTATTAGCTGGTAGCAGTGCCAACATACCGCTTTTTCATAATGAACACACGGGCCCAAGTGATGGACTTGTGTTTCTTGATAGCGCGATGGACAAAACCGCTATAGCAAATTTGTCAGGAAGTGCGGCAATAGAAACTAATCATTTACTGCTTACCTGGCATAGCAAATCTATAGCGCAAATTAGCGAATGGTTAAAAAAATAG
- a CDS encoding MFS transporter has translation MSTLVKEANIKAEKTENINNYSWYVLGLLTVVYALNFLDRSLIYILFTPIKKELLLSDLQLALLGTTSFVIFYTLLGIPFGRLADRTIRKNLIAIGLAIWSLFSGLTGYAESFWGIFFCRVMVGVGEATLGPAALSLLSDYFPVKMRATVQAIYSSGIPLGGGIAFFLGGWIGSSMGWRWAFYLLGFPGLLVALFVFLLKEPSRGQTEKNITLYQPGDWKRLFRSKALRFHHIGYALFALAANSLTIWGPSFFSRVHGLSIATIGLLAGILSILGGMPGTILGGYASDWFRKKGRGGRMLFTSYGAIACIPLWLMLLYSNNVILLVTANLFLLAAALIWLGPAAADVHDIAGPQLRGLGIGVYFFTVNMIGYGFGPPIVGKLNDLMGVSTNPNQIKFSLLICPLTCVLSAFFLYLGSRAMEKESS, from the coding sequence ATGTCTACCCTGGTCAAAGAAGCAAATATAAAAGCTGAAAAAACAGAAAATATAAATAATTATTCTTGGTATGTACTAGGCTTGCTTACAGTAGTTTATGCCTTAAACTTTCTGGATCGTTCGCTAATTTATATTTTATTTACTCCAATTAAAAAAGAATTGTTGCTATCAGATTTACAATTAGCACTGCTTGGAACTACTTCATTTGTAATATTTTATACACTTTTAGGGATTCCTTTTGGCCGACTAGCTGACCGAACAATTCGCAAAAATTTAATTGCAATTGGACTAGCAATTTGGAGCCTCTTTTCTGGCTTAACTGGTTATGCAGAAAGCTTTTGGGGGATTTTTTTTTGCCGCGTCATGGTTGGGGTAGGCGAAGCGACTTTAGGCCCAGCAGCACTTTCCCTGCTAAGTGATTATTTTCCTGTCAAGATGCGTGCTACTGTTCAAGCTATTTATTCCTCTGGAATACCTTTGGGTGGTGGGATAGCATTTTTTCTAGGTGGTTGGATAGGTAGCTCAATGGGTTGGCGTTGGGCATTTTATTTGTTAGGTTTTCCAGGGCTTCTTGTAGCTTTATTTGTTTTTCTCTTAAAAGAACCTTCACGCGGTCAAACAGAAAAAAATATTACTCTTTATCAACCAGGGGATTGGAAACGGCTTTTTAGGTCTAAAGCTTTAAGATTTCATCATATTGGTTATGCTCTTTTTGCTTTAGCTGCAAATAGTTTAACTATTTGGGGGCCTTCGTTTTTCTCTCGTGTACACGGCTTAAGCATAGCAACCATAGGGCTTCTAGCCGGTATCCTTTCTATTTTAGGTGGAATGCCAGGTACAATTTTAGGTGGCTATGCTTCAGATTGGTTTAGAAAAAAAGGTCGTGGTGGACGGATGCTTTTTACTAGCTATGGTGCAATTGCTTGTATTCCACTTTGGCTAATGTTGCTTTATAGCAATAATGTTATTTTGCTTGTAACCGCAAATTTATTTTTGTTAGCTGCTGCATTAATTTGGCTTGGCCCCGCAGCCGCAGACGTTCATGATATTGCCGGGCCACAACTTAGAGGATTAGGAATAGGAGTTTACTTTTTTACAGTTAATATGATTGGTTATGGCTTTGGCCCTCCAATTGTTGGCAAACTTAATGATTTAATGGGAGTTAGCACCAATCCTAACCAAATTAAATTTTCACTTTTAATCTGTCCTCTAACTTGTGTTTTGAGTGCTTTTTTCCTTTATTTAGGCAGTAGAGCAATGGAAAAAGAGAGTAGTTAA
- a CDS encoding type II toxin-antitoxin system RelE/ParE family toxin — MSKISIEYTGEFKRNIRQLAKKYRRIKTDLQELLDELVKGHKPGDQIKGVNEEVFKARVRNTDSAKGKSGGYRVIYQYKNEQIILITIYSKSEQQVAPH, encoded by the coding sequence ATGTCAAAGATATCAATCGAATACACTGGAGAATTTAAGCGTAATATAAGACAACTAGCTAAAAAATATCGTAGAATAAAAACAGATTTGCAAGAATTATTAGATGAACTTGTTAAAGGGCATAAACCAGGAGATCAAATAAAAGGAGTTAATGAGGAAGTATTTAAAGCAAGGGTAAGAAACACAGACAGCGCAAAAGGAAAAAGTGGTGGTTATCGTGTTATTTATCAGTATAAAAACGAGCAGATTATTTTAATTACAATTTATTCTAAATCAGAGCAACAGGTAGCTCCCCATTAA
- a CDS encoding lipase, producing MGQPKNVIRFISLSLAVLVLFLAFYPAINHINKNVSANSLPSQSTQDLTQTPSQTYNIKQQAEGNLAASMAGITPHFRDWLAANGYGSYDFGRFDLAGGSYGGKSSATDSVVNQPVIFIHGNSDKAVGTTAGQTGWNASIDYFLSNGYKTSELYATTYGPANVFSSSQQYHSREYLTKLRNFIKAVKQYTGAAKVDIVAHSLGVTLARKAIKGGTAYDPYNGGYYDLGPSLTSSVDTFVGIAGANRGLTSCYLTGGTTLTCDDEVGLYPGYLIGFVGPYGVSSYLVDLNSTSRYEGSYIYSIWSSVDEVVGYGTVVYGKYTCQIPGQNGQKTFSTVPYGHFGVKDLTGYYQLRMVKFHATN from the coding sequence ATGGGCCAACCAAAAAATGTTATTAGATTTATTTCCTTGTCCTTAGCCGTTTTAGTTCTGTTTTTAGCCTTTTATCCTGCTATAAACCATATCAATAAAAATGTAAGTGCTAATAGCCTTCCATCACAATCAACACAAGATTTAACCCAAACCCCTAGCCAAACCTATAACATCAAGCAGCAAGCCGAAGGCAACTTGGCCGCAAGTATGGCGGGAATTACGCCTCATTTTAGAGACTGGCTAGCTGCTAATGGTTATGGAAGCTATGATTTTGGTCGATTTGATTTAGCAGGCGGGAGTTATGGCGGCAAGTCAAGTGCTACGGATAGCGTAGTTAATCAACCAGTGATTTTTATTCATGGCAATTCTGACAAAGCCGTAGGCACTACAGCCGGTCAAACAGGTTGGAATGCTTCAATAGATTATTTTCTATCCAACGGTTACAAAACTTCAGAGCTTTATGCGACTACATACGGCCCAGCAAATGTTTTTTCATCCTCTCAACAATACCATTCCAGAGAATATTTAACTAAGCTTAGAAATTTTATTAAAGCCGTCAAACAATACACAGGCGCGGCAAAAGTTGATATTGTCGCACATTCTTTAGGTGTCACCTTAGCCCGCAAAGCCATAAAAGGCGGTACAGCCTATGATCCTTATAATGGCGGATATTATGATTTAGGCCCATCATTAACCAGCAGTGTAGACACTTTTGTTGGAATTGCTGGAGCAAACCGAGGGCTAACATCTTGTTATTTGACAGGAGGCACAACGCTTACTTGTGATGATGAAGTAGGGCTTTACCCAGGTTATTTAATTGGCTTCGTTGGGCCATATGGCGTTTCCAGCTATTTAGTTGACCTAAATTCTACCTCTCGTTATGAAGGCTCATATATTTATAGCATTTGGTCAAGCGTTGATGAGGTAGTAGGTTATGGGACAGTAGTTTATGGAAAATACACCTGTCAAATACCTGGTCAAAACGGGCAAAAGACCTTTAGCACCGTGCCTTATGGACATTTTGGAGTAAAAGATTTAACAGGCTACTATCAACTTAGAATGGTCAAATTCCACGCAACTAACTAA